The following are encoded together in the Macadamia integrifolia cultivar HAES 741 chromosome 10, SCU_Mint_v3, whole genome shotgun sequence genome:
- the LOC122090726 gene encoding auxin-responsive protein IAA16-like yields the protein MEVGRKMTNMLAERDKYSLINFEETELRLGLPGGSCGNPMDGEATNKNGGKRGFSETVDLQLNFPSKESVLQSPEKKIPTNKDKNLLPSSNDPAKPPTKAQVVGWPPVKSSRRNILSVQKNNTEEAEKVNGSAAFVKVSMDGAPYLRKVDLKMYKSYQELSDALGKMFSSFTIGNCGPQGMKDFMNESKLMDLLNGSEYVPTYEDKDGDWMLVGDVPWEMFVDSCKRLRIMKGSEAIGLAPRAVEKCKNRS from the exons ATGGAAGTTGGCCGGAAAATGACAAATATGCTGGCAGAACGTGATAAGTACAGCTTGATTAATTTTGAAGAGACGGAATTGCGTCTGGGGCTACCAGGTGGAAGTTGTGGAAACCCCATGGACGGTGAAGCCACCAACAAAAATGGTGGAAAGAGAGGGTTCTCGGAAACTGTAGATTTGCAGCTTAACTTTCCCTCCAAGGAGTCTGTGTTGCAGTCACCTGAGAAGAAGATCCCAACCAACAAGGACAAgaaccttcttccttcttccaatGATCCTGCCAAGCCACCCACCAA GGCACAAGTGGTAGGTTGGCCACCAGTTAAATCTTCCCGGAGGAACATCCTATCTGTTCAGAAGAACAACACTGAGGAAGCTGAGAAGGTTAATGGCAGCGCAGCGTTTGTGAAGGTTAGCATGGATGGAGCACCTTACTTACGTAAGGTAGACTTGAAGATGTACAAGAGCTACCAAGAGCTCTCTGATGCCTTAGGAAAGATGTTCAGTTCCTTCACCATAG GTAATTGTGGACCACAAGGAATGAAGGATTTCATGAATGAGAGTAAGTTGATGGATCTATTAAATGGTTCTGAGTATGTGCCAACTTATGAAGACAAAGATGGAGACTGGATGCTCGTTGGAGATGTTCCTTGGGA GATGTTTGTAGATTCATGTAAGCGCTTGCGTATAATGAAGGGATCAGAGGCGATTGGACTTG CACCAAGAGCAGTGGAGAAATGCAAGAACAGAAGCTAA
- the LOC122090877 gene encoding auxin-induced protein 22D-like: MESTVTYQSDLNLKATELRLGLPGTDESEKDKPMNPAPAAVRINKRPLTGLNDESKSSSCASDARDGGRETPPEAKAQVVGWPPIRSYRKNSFQAKKTEAEAAGIYIKVSMDGAPYLRKIDLKLYKGYPELLKALEEMFKFTIGEYSEREGYNGSEYVPTYEDKDGDWMLVGDVPWDMFISSCKRLRIMKGSEAKGLGSCA, from the exons ATGGAAAGCACTGTGACATACCAGAGCGATCTCAACCTGAAGGCGACGGAGCTGAGACTAGGTTTACCAGGAACGGATGAATCTGAGAAAGATAAACCCATGAATCCTGCTCCTGCTGCAGTCAGGATCAACAAGCGACCGTTGACTGGGTTGAATGATGAGTCCAAGAGCTCTTCCTGTGCTTCTGATGCCAGAGATGGTGGCCGGGAAACCCCGCCGGAGGCCAA GGCACAAGTAGTTGGGTGGCCACCAATCCGATCTTACAGGAAGAACAGCTTCCAAGCCAAAAAGACTGAGGCCGAAGCAGCTGGGATCTACATTAAAGTGAGCATGGATGGAGCTCCTTATCTGAGAAAGATCGATCTCAAGCTTTACAAAGGTTATCCTGAGCTCCTTAAGGCTTTGGAGGAGATGTTCAAGTTCACCATAG GTGAATACTCAGAGAGGGAAGGATACAATGGTTCCGAGTATGTACCTACTTATGAAGACAAAGATGGTGATTGGATGTTGGTTGGAGATGTTCCATGGGATATGTTCATCTCTTCTTGCAAAAGACTCAGAATCATGAAAGGATCAGAGGCTAAAGGTTTGGGTTCTTGTGCATAA
- the LOC122091197 gene encoding pentatricopeptide repeat-containing protein At4g02750-like, translating into MNQAPSDILSRCRSLKSLKSVHARLLIDGSITSSELVLNKILRCYSRFGTLDHACKFFDSIPRPNAFLWTSMIHGHVDNHRYEEALILFSRMRRESVPPLNFTLSSVLKALARQTRLQEGEAVQGLILKCGLDSDLTLQNSVLDFFSRCGRIDIARQMFEGMLDRDVVSWNSMISGYVNNSELDIARELFDRMPERNVVSWTAMICGCVKVGDMVEAQAIFDSMPVQDLASWNVMLSGYVDTGNITAALNVFKAMPSSDIGSWNLIISGLCKAGQLESAWDFFNRMPKRNVASWTMMVDGYVRIGDVINARYLFDQMPEKNLVSWSTMIAGYARNGQPRIALALFEQYKEHGTELDETFILIVISACSQLGVLDKAEAVVHKYMRPSHLSNVQLITSLIDMYAKCGSIGKALQVFEKANRKDLLCYSTMIAAFANHGMGQEAISLFDEMQWENIKPDGVTFLGVLSACNHGGLVEEGRKFFKLMIEDFCIEPSEKHYACMVDLLGRAGCLYEAYNLIRSMPMEPHSGVWGALLAACRIQNNVELAEIAAGQLFEIEPDNSGSYVLLSNIYAAAERWEDVARVRAMLREHGVRKNRGSSWIELGSIVHEFVMGDVSHLDSDRIYMILDLLVEDLKLSGYLIDSKQKVLPSPTASLPSIIPFYDAMEDR; encoded by the coding sequence ATGAATCAGGCTCCGTCAGATATCCTCAGCCGTTGCAGAAGTCTCAAATCCTTAAAATCTGTCCATGCCCGTCTGTTGATTGACGGTTCCATCACCTCTTCTGAGCTCGTCCTCAACAAAATCCTCCGATGCTATTCACGCTTTGGCACCCTTGACCACGCCTGCAAATTCTTCGATTCCATTCCTCGACCAAATGCCTTCTTATGGACATCTATGATTCATGGGCACGTCGACAATCATCGTTACGAAGAAGCCCTGATTCTGTTTAGCCGGATGAGAAGAGAATCTGTCCCACCCTTGAACTTCACCCTTTCGTCAGTCCTCAAGGCTTTGGCTAGGCAAACAAGATTACAGGAAGGGGAGGCTGTTCAGGGGCTCATCTTAAAATGTGGGCTTGATTCTGATTTAACGTTACAAAATTCTGTACTGGATTTCTTCTCAAGATGTGGTCGAATAGATATTGCAAGACAGATGTTTGAAGGAATGCTGGATAGAGATGTTGTTTCTTGGAATTCTATGATCTCTGGATATGTTAATAACTCTGAGTTGGACATTGCCCGTGAATTATTTGATAGGATGCCTGAGAGAAATGTGGTTTCATGGACAGCTATGATATGCGGTTGTGTGAAAGTTGGTGACATGGTGGAGGCACAGGCTATTTTTGATAGCATGCCTGTCCAGGACTTGGCCTCGTGGAATGTAATGCTTTCTGGTTATGTGGATACTGGTAATATCACTGCTGCACTTAATGTCTTCAAAGCAATGCCCAGTAGTGATATTGGATCTTGGAATCTGATCATTTCGGGGCTCTGTAAAGCAGGGCAATTGGAATCTGCTTGGGACTTTTTCAATAGAATGCCAAAGAGAAATGTGGCATCATGGACCATGATGGTCGATGGCTATGTTAGAATTGGGGATGTTATTAATGCAAGGTATTTATTTGACCAGATGCCTGAGAAGAATCTGGTTTCTTGGTCCACCATGATTGCTGGTTATGCTAGAAATGGACAGCCTCGTATTGCTTTAGCCTTGTTTGAGCAGTACAAAGAGCATGGCACTGAGCTAGATGAGACTTTTATCTTGATAGTAATATCAGCTTGCTCACAGTTAGGAGTTCTGGATAAGGCTGAAGCTGTTGTTCACAAATACATGAGACCTTCACATTTGTCCAACGTACAGTTGATTACTAGTTTGATAGACATGTATGCAAAGTGTGGAAGCATTGGAAAGGCCTTGCAAGTGTTTGAAAAGGCTAATAGAAAGGACTTGCTTTGTTACAGTACCATGATAGCTGCGTTTGCGAATCATGGGATGGGTCAAGAAGCGATCTCTCTCTTTGATGAGATGCAATGGGAAAACATAAAACCTGATGGAGTAACTTTTCTTGGGGTTTTGAGTGCTTGTAACCATGGAGGACTTGTTGAGGAAGGCAGGAAGTTTTTTAAATTAATGATAGAAGATTTCTGCATTGAACCCTCAGAAAAGCACTATGCTTGTATGGTTGACCTTCTTGGCCGTGCAGGGTGCCTTTACGAGGCTTATAACCTTATAAGAAGTATGCCTATGGAACCCCATTCTGGTGTATGGGGTGCTCTGCTTGCTGCTTGTAGGATCCAGAACAATGTTGAACTGGCTGAAATTGCAGCAGGACAATTATTCGAGATTGAGCCTGATAATTCTGGCAGTTATGTTCTTTTGTCCAATATATATGCTGCTGCTGAGCGTTGGGAGGATGTTGCTAGAGTGAGAGCCATGTTAAGGGAACACGGAGTGAGGAAGAATAGAGGTTCGAGCTGGATTGAATTGGGGTCTATAGTTCATGAGTTTGTCATGGGAGATGTATCACATCTGGATTCAGATAGAATCTACATGATCTTGGATTTGCTTGTTGAAGATTTGAAGTTGTCAGGGTATTTAATTGACTCTAAGCAGAAAGTACTACCATCTCCTACAGCTTCATTGCCTTCAATCATCCCCTTCTATGATGCCATGGAGGATAGGTGA
- the LOC122091682 gene encoding pentatricopeptide repeat-containing protein At3g04750, mitochondrial translates to MFRYFRPFSTFTLTSHRTCWDPTESLNLSHPVLVLLEKCRTRDHFKQILAQMMRVHLTTHTFPMSRLIYFSAISYPENLDMAILLFNRYTRPNLYIYNTMISALSLSNQSFLLYNSMLQSYIYPDKHTFLYLLKASKCLSEVKQTHSHAIVTGFVSYSYFQNSLMKMYLEYGQMSLARLVFQQMSIGDAVPYNVMILGLARKGHSLEVLQLFHDMVGSSLDPDEFTMVALLMCCGQLGNMLLGKSVHAWIERRQLFSACNLILGNALLDMYVKCEEMKIARRVFDQFVDKDIISWNTMIAGYAKIGEMELSSTFFDLMPSKDLVSWNSLIEGYRERGDCSSVMNIFNQMLIENVCPDKVTVISVVRAAAESGTLDQGRWIHGWVVRNGMELDAFLGSALIDMYCKCGNIERALIVFEMATERDVTLWTAMISGFAFHGHGGKALELFWEMQKELRPNEVTFVAVLTACSHCGMVEPGLEIFNSMKKNYGIEPGVEHYGCLVDLLGRAGRLADAKDVIEKMPIKPSGSVWGAMLSACKAYGDVELAETALMELLKLEPEKEGGYVLLSNIYAAFGRWTFSDKIREIMGTRGVKKTAGCSSLVVNGIVHRFIAEDKQHPRWIEIHAILLCLRREMKSEPTVSSEYMQESYLN, encoded by the coding sequence ATGTTTCGTTATTTCCGTCCTTTCAGTACTTTCACTTTGACCAGCCACAGAACCTGCTGGGATCCCACTGAATCCCTCAATCTAAGCCACCCGGTCCTTGTTTTGCTTGAAAAGTGCAGAACAAGGGATCACTTCAAACAAATTCTGGCACAGATGATGAGGGTTCATCTCACTACCCATACGTTTCCCATGAGCAGGCTCATATATTTTTCAGCCATCTCATACCCTGAGAATTTAGACATGGCCATCCTCCTCTTTAATCGTTATACTCGGCCTAATCTGTACATTTACAATACCATGATCTCTGCTTTGTCCTTATCAAACCAATCATTTTTACTCTACAACTCCATGCTCCAATCGTACATTTATCCAGATAAACAcacttttctttatcttctcaAAGCTTCCAAATGCTTATCAGAGGTCAAACAGACTCACAGCCATGCTATTGTCACAGGCTTTGTATCCTACAGTTATTTTCAGAACTCCCTGATGAAGATGTATTTGGAGTATGGACAAATGAGTCTTGCACGTCTAGTGTTTCAACAGATGTCCATAGGAGATGCCGTTCCATACAATGTCATGATTCTTGGACTTGCCAGGAAGGGACACAGCTTAGAAGTATTGCAATTGTTCCATGACATGGTTGGTTCTAGTCTTGACCCAGATGAGTTTACCATGGTAGCTCTTCTCATGTGCTGTGGACAGTTGGGAAACATGCTTTTGGGTAAGTCAGTTCATGCATGGATCGAAAGAAGACAGTTATTCAGTGCTTGCAATTTGATTTTGGGTAATGCTCTTCTTGATATGTATGTGAAATGTGAGGAGATGAAGATTGCTCGCAGGGTTTTTGATCAATTTGTGGACAAGGACATCATTTCATGGAACACCATGATTGCTGGTTATGCTAAAATTGGAGAAATGGAACTTTCCTCAACTTTTTTTGATCTAATGCCTAGCAAGGACCTTGTTTCTTGGAATTCTCTAATTGAAGGATATAGAGAGAGGGGTGATTGTTCTTCTGTCATGAACATATTCAATCAGATGCTCATTGAGAATGTTTGTCCTGACAAGGTAACAGTTATTAGCGTGGTTCGTGCTGCAGCAGAGTCTGGAACTCTGGACCAAGGGAGATGGATACATGGGTGGGTTGTTAGAAATGGAATGGAGTTAGATGCATTTTTGGGCTCAGCATTGATTGACATGTACTGTAAATGTGGGAACATTGAAAGGGCTCTCATTGTTTTCGAGATGGCCACTGAAAGAGATGTTACATTGTGGACAGCCATGATCTCTGGGTTTGCCTTCCATGGCCATGGAGGCAAAGCTTTGGAATTGTTCTGGGAGATGCAGAAAGAACTTAGGCCAAATGAGGTAACTTTTGTTGCTGTCCTTACTGCATGTAGTCACTGCGGGATGGTAGAGCCAGGGCTTGAAATCTTTAACAGTATGAAGAAAAATTACGGTATTGAACCCGGTGTTGAGCACTATGGGTGTCTGGTGGATCTTTTAGGAAGAGCAGGGCGGCTAGCAGATGCAAAAGATGTGATTGAGAAGATGCCAATTAAACCGAGTGGATCAGTCTGGGGGGCAATGCTGAGTGCTTGTAAGGCTTATGGGGATGTAGAGCTGGCAGAGACTGCCTTGATGGAGCTGCTGAAATTAGAGCCAGAGAAAGAGGGTGGTTATGTTCTTTTGTCCAACATATATGCAGCTTTTGGGAGGTGGACCTTTTCAGACAAGATCAGAGAAATCATGGGAACCCGAGGGGTCAAGAAAACAGCTGGTTGCAGTAGTTTGGTTGTAAATGGAATTGTTCACAGATTTATAGCCGAGGATAAGCAGCATCCGAGATGGATAGAGATCCATGCTATATTGCTTTGTTTGAGACGTGAGATGAAGTCCGAGCCCACTGTTTCATCAGAGTACATGCAAGAGTCTTATTTGAACTGA
- the LOC122091683 gene encoding protein OSB2, chloroplastic-like, producing the protein MEVLNQASIVRGRSFLCAPQRLISSPSPFPNPHLSLHFSTSRRTRNNLPSLRCSLDHDNDPHNGVVYPRPTEIPWKKELCNSVQLIGIIATPIEIRHFSSGKVLAWTRIGVKKSATDTSWISLTFWDELALVAFQHVEKGQRIYVSGRLISDTVEVDDGKRQTYYKVVVQQLNFVENSLSQTPSFEGDTNPTRTDGKVGNYIRNDVGSTQELWQAFFANPVDWWDNRKNKRNPKYPDFKHKHTGEALWVEAKYNPPWVKSQLAILDSRMESFQTYEANTPAAFLANNEFTPF; encoded by the exons ATGGAAGTATTAAACCAAGCTTCTATAGTAAGAGGAAGAAGCTTCCTCTGTGCTCCTCAACGCCttatctcctctccttctccattcCCAAACCCTCACCTGTCCCTCCACTTCTCGACTTCTCGCCGAACAAGAAATAACCTTCCCAGTCTCAGATGCTCGCTCGACCACGATAACGATCCCCATAACGGGGTAGTATACCCTAGACCCACCGAGATCCCATGGAAGAAGGAGCTCTGCAACTCTGTTCAACTTATCGGCATCATCGCTACTCCAATCGAAATCCGGCATTTCAGTTCTGGCAAGGTCCTAGCCTGGACTCGCATTGGGGTCAAGAAATCCGCCACTGATACCTCCTG GATCAGTTTAACATTCTGGGATGAGTTGGCACTTGTTGCTTTCCAGCATGTAGAGAAAGGACAGCGTATATATGTTTCTGGGCGGTTGATCTCAGACACTGTCGAAGTAGATGATGGAAAGCGGCAGACATACTACAAG GTAGTTGTTCAACAACTGAATTTTGTTGAAAATAGCCTCTCACAAACTCCCTCATTTGAGGGTGATACAAATCCTACAAGAACAG ATGGAAAAGTTGGAAATTATATTCGTAATGATGTGGGTTCCACTCAAGAACTTTGGCAAGCCTTTTTTGCTAATCCAGTGGACTGGTGGGATAATAGGAAGAACAAG AGGAACCCGAAATATCCAGATTTCAAGCACAAACATACTGGAGAAGCTTTGTGGGTTGAAGCCAAGTATAATCCACCTTGGGTGAAGTCTCAACTGGCAATTCTGGACTCAAGGATGGAGTCTTTTCAGACATATGAAGCAAATACACCTGCTGCTTTTCTGGCTAACAATGAGTTCACACCTTTCTAG